The window GTGTAGCCGGTCAGCTCGATGATCTCCATGCGATCGCGTAGTGGTCGGGGCACATTGGCGAGGTAGTTCGCGGTGGTGATGAACAGCACCTGCGAGAGATCGTAGGGTGTGTCGAGGAAGTGGTCGGTGAACTCGCGGTTCTGCTCGGGATCGAGCACTTCCAGCATTGCCGAGGCCGGGTCGCCGCGATAGTCCGACGACATCTTATCGATCTCGTCGAGCAGCACAACCGGGTTGGTTGTTCCGGCAGTCTTCATCGCACCGATGATGCGACCGGGGAACGCGCCGATGTAGGTGCGTCGATGGCCGCGGATCTCCGCCTCGTCCCGCACGCCGCCGAGGCTGACTCGCACGAACGAGCGGCCCATCGCCCGGGCAACCGAGCGGCCGAGGCTGGTCTTGCCAACCCCCGGAGGTCCGGCCAGACAGAGGATCTGACCAGCCATCGCCGTCGAGATGCCCTGCTCGGCGGTCAGCTTGCGGACGGCCAGGAACTCAACGATGCGATCCTTGACCTGCTCCAGACCGTAGTGGTCAGCGTTCAGGATCTCCTCGGCGTGGTCGAGGTCGAGATTGTCCTCGGTCGAGTTATCCCACGGCAGCGCCATGATCGTGTCGATGTAGTTGCGCACGACCGTCGCTTCTGCCGAGACAGCCGGCATCCGTTCCAGCCGTTGCAGCTCCTTGTTCAGTCGGTCAACGACACTCTCCGGCAGATCGGCGTCGGCGATCTTCTGGCGTAGCGCCTCGATCTCGTTGCCGCCCTCGCCGGACAGCTCGTCGTGGATCGCCTTCAATTGCTCGCGCAGGTAGTACTCGCGCTGGTTCTTGTCGATCTGCTCCCGGACGCGGTTCTTGATCCGCTGCTCGAGGTCGGCCATCTCCACCTCAGTGGTCAGATGGACAGCCAGCGATTCGAGACGACTGGCCGGGTTGAGGTTCTCCAGGAACTCCTGCCGTCGTCGCACACCGGTGACGAGCTGGGTCGTCAGCAGGTCGGCCAGGTGGCCGGCGTCCGTCGCCGTCAGGATCATCTCCATGATCTCGGCGCTGAACTTGCTCTTCTTCTCGCTGTAGCGGCGCGTGAGATCGCGGGTCACCTCGATCAGCGCGGCGGCCTCGGATGGCGAGATCTCTTCGTCGTCGGCGCGCTCGGCACGGACGGTGTAGTACGGGCGGCTGTTATCGAACTGAACGATGTCGACGCGGTGGAGCCCTTCGAGCACCACCTGAATATTGCTGCCCTGCTGGCGCTCGACCGAGACGACCTCGGCCAGCGTGCCGAGGGAGTACAGGTCGTCCGGGCGCGGGTCATCCAGCTCCGGGTCGCGGTGGGCGGTGACGACGATCCGGCTATCGCGGGCCAGCGCCTCCTCGATCGCCTGAATCGATCGGCTCCGACCGACGAGCAGGGTGACGACGTTGCGCGGGAAGATCACGACGTTCTTGAGTGGAAGTAGCGGGTAGCGTACCGAATAGAGATCGTACTGGCTCATCTATGAAAACCATCCTCATCGGCCTGAGGCCGTCGATCGCGCGAGCCACGGTGGCGCAGGATGCCCACACTGGCCCAGTCGTGCGCGATCGGTCGGGCGGCGAATGGTGCGATGCACCGGCGCAAGGCGACGCAAGCTGCGGGATGACGCGTCGTCGACGAGCCATCAGCTCCGCAGCGTACCTGCGCAGGTTGCCGCGTGACTGCCGACTGATTGTACCCAAGCCCCCAACGCGAGGTGACTACCTGTCGACGCTCTACACCAACCGGCTTCGTGTGTAGACAGAGTATAGCATCGCGTACGTTCGCGCAGATATGCGATTTATGCTTCGTATAAACCTGTGGAATCCGTCGCTTTGCCGGGCAGAAATTGCGACCGTGTGTCACTTCCGGGGCGATCTGGCGCGGATTGCGCTCAGGACCCCAGCGCCGGACCGGCCGGCTCGCGGACGACTGGACGCCAGCGCACCCAGACGGCAGCTCCAAGCAGTGCGATCGAGGCGATTGCGAGGATCGGCTGGATCGGCTCGAAGAAGCGCACCGCCCCGCTGCTGCCCAGCAGAAGCAGGACCAGCTTGTTGCAGGTCGGGCAGCCGATGGCGAAGAACGACAGGAAGCCGCCGACTGTCGTCTTGCCCTGCTGTGTCGGGCAGGCGTTCGCGCGCGGCAGTGCATACGACGCTGCCAGCAGTCCGGCAAGCAGCGCCGTGAT is drawn from Thermomicrobiales bacterium and contains these coding sequences:
- a CDS encoding LON peptidase substrate-binding domain-containing protein, which codes for MSQYDLYSVRYPLLPLKNVVIFPRNVVTLLVGRSRSIQAIEEALARDSRIVVTAHRDPELDDPRPDDLYSLGTLAEVVSVERQQGSNIQVVLEGLHRVDIVQFDNSRPYYTVRAERADDEEISPSEAAALIEVTRDLTRRYSEKKSKFSAEIMEMILTATDAGHLADLLTTQLVTGVRRRQEFLENLNPASRLESLAVHLTTEVEMADLEQRIKNRVREQIDKNQREYYLREQLKAIHDELSGEGGNEIEALRQKIADADLPESVVDRLNKELQRLERMPAVSAEATVVRNYIDTIMALPWDNSTEDNLDLDHAEEILNADHYGLEQVKDRIVEFLAVRKLTAEQGISTAMAGQILCLAGPPGVGKTSLGRSVARAMGRSFVRVSLGGVRDEAEIRGHRRTYIGAFPGRIIGAMKTAGTTNPVVLLDEIDKMSSDYRGDPASAMLEVLDPEQNREFTDHFLDTPYDLSQVLFITTANYLANVPRPLRDRMEIIELTGYT